CCGTCGTGGAGCACGGATTCACCGGCGACGAGGGCCGCATCGCCATCCGTCGCATCAACCAGATGCACCGTAGCTACGACATCAGCAACGACGACATGCGATACGTGCTGTGCACGTTCGTGGTGGTGCCGAAGAGGTGGATCGACGCCTACGGCTGGCGCAGGCTCTCGCGTCACGAGATGGCCGCCGCCGCCATGTACTACCGCACCCTCGGCCAGCACATGGGCATCAAGGAGATTCCGGACTCCTACGAAGAGTTCGAGAACTTCCTCGACGCGTACGAAGAGGCGAACTTCGGCTGGGACCAAGGGGCCCGCAGCGTCTCCGACGCGACTCTGGACCTGATGGCGTCGTGGTATCCGAGCCCCCTGGCGCCCGTGCTGCGCAAGGCGACCATCGCGCTACTGGATGAGCCCTTGCTGCGGGCCTTCCGTTACGAGGATCCGGACGCGCTCACCCGCTCGCTGGTTCGTGGCGCAGTACGGCTGCGGGGGCGGGTCGTGCGCCTCATGCCGCCGCGCAGGCTGCCGCATTACGCGCGTCAGAACCGGGAGATCAAGGGGTACCCCGACGGGTACGAGGTTGCCGAACTCGGCTCGTTCCCCGTGCCGGGTGTTCGCGGCTGCCCGGTGCCGCACAAGGGCACGTCAGCGAGTACTTCCGTCGAGTGATGCCAAGGTGTCGCGCAGCCAGGCCAGTTCGGCACGGCTCGTCGCTCGGGCGATCGTGAGGATCCCGCGCCGGAAGGGGTCCTCGAGCTCCTCGGCGCGCAGCGGCCGTTCACCGTCATAGAAGAAGCTGGCCGGCTCCTCCAGGAAGGCGAGGCGCTGCCGCAGCACCCCAGCCTGTGCCTCCACGTCGTCGAGGTGGCGCAGGAAGGCGAGAAGTGTGAACCATCGGTTCTCGTCGGTGATGTCCCCCCGCGCCGGCTCGGCGAGTCGCTTCCGCAGTTCCTGCCCGCCGGCCGGAGTGAGGCTGAGGACGTGGCGCGGCGCGGCCACGGCACCCGGCTGAGTCTCCCTGGCCAACAGCCCGGCCTTCTCCAGCCGCTTGATGGCGGGATAGAGGGTGCTTTCCGCCACGGGCCGCACATGCCCGGTCAGCGCGGTGATGCGCTTGCGCAGTTCGTAGCCGTGCAGGGCTGCGTCGTAGAGGAATCCGAGGATGGCCAGTTCGAGCATGACTGCATTCTGCCTCACGCTTACTCGCCCGCTGTACCTCTACTACGCAATACATCGGCACCGATGTATTGTCTCCGGAAAGCCCAGGCAGTGGGCCGAGTGAACGACACGATCAAGGAAACGGGGTGCGGTGGTGAAGGAGGCCCAGTTCGATGCGCAGGGCAGCCGAGTGCGGTGGACCGAGGTGGATGGGGCCGGCCCGGCGCGGATCTACGTCCATGGCCTCGGGGCGGCGTCCACGGTCTATCACGCCCACATAGCGGCACGGCCCGAACTGGCCGGGAGGCGCACTCTGTTCGTGGATCTGCCCGGACACGGCCTCAGTGACCGGCCTGCCGACTTCGGCTATTCCTTGGAAGACCACGCGGACGCAGTGGCCGCCGTCCTTGACGAGGCGCAGGTGACAGGGGCGGAAATCATCGCGCACAGTATGGGCGGCTCCGTGGCCATCGTGCTCGCACACAGGCGCCCCGAGCTCGTGACCAGGCTGGTCCTCACCGAGGCCAACCTCGATCCTCGTCCTCCCGCGACGGCAGGCAGCAGCGGCATCGCTTCGTACACGGAAGACGACTTCATCGCGGGTGGCTACGCCCGCGTGCTGGAGAAGGCCGGCCCCACCTGGGCGGCCACCATGCGCCTCGCGGACCCCGTGGCTCTTCACCGGAGCGCGACCGGACTCGTCGCGGGAACTCACCCGACGATGCGGCGGATGCTCCTGGGGCTGCCGGTCGACCGCGTCTACTTGCAGGGCGACGCGAGCGGAGAGCTTGCTGGGCGCGACGAACTGACGGCGGCAGGGGTGCGCGTGGTCACCGTGCCAGGAGCGGGACACAACGTCATGTTCGACAACGCGGACGCCTTCGCCGCCGCGATCGCCGGGGGATGATCTGACCGGTCTTGTCGCCCGCTGCCCGGGTCGCGATCAGTCCTGGCGCACGGCCAGAGCGAGGAAGCGGGCGTCCTCGTCGACGTACGAGGTCATGAGCCAGCCGGAACCCGCGAGCAGCGGTCCCAGGTTGGCCTCGGCCCGCAGGTCGTCGGGGGTGATCTGCCGCCCCTGACGTGCCGCGAGCGCCGCCCTGCCGATGGGGTGGAAGAGTGCCAGCAGCCCTCCGGGGCGGACGACCCGCCGCAACTCCCGGAGGTTCTCGCCGGGGTCGGGCAGATGTGAGATCAGTCCGGCGCCGAACACGGCGTCGAGTGACTGCGTGCGCACCGGCAGACGTGTCACGTCGGCGAGCAGCAGCTGCCCGGCGAGGTCCCTGCCTGCCCGCGTCGCGGCCTCCAGCATCGCCTGCGTCAAGTCGGCGCCGAGCACGACGCCCGAGGGCCCTACGGCGTCTCTCAGCGCCGGCAGCGCCCGCCCTGTGCCGCAGCCGGCGTCGAGCACGGTGGAGCCGGGGCTCAGGGCGAGTTCGGCAACAGCGGCTCGATAGGCGGGCCCGTCGTCGGGAAAGCGTGTGTCCCAGTCGGCCGCGCGGGCCGTGAAGAACTCTTGGACCTGCGTGTGGTCGTCGCTCATACGACCCATGATCCCGCACAGTGCCGCACGTACGTTGGGCGCACTCGTTCGAGCGTGACGCGATCGTTCAGGGCCGTCTCTCTGTCACATTGCAGCAGCTTTCGAAATGCGCCCCCGTCGTGCGCCTGCCCTCGGACTACCGTCCCGGGGCCATGGGACACCTGGACCACGCCACCTTCGGCTGGCTGACCCCCGTGCTGTCGTACGCGATGGCCAGTATCGGCGCCGCCCTCGGGCTGTGCTGCACCGTCCGCGCCCTGGACGCCACAGGCAGGTCACGGCGGAACTGGCTCATCACCGCCGCCTCCGCCCTCGGGACCGGCATCTGGACGATGCATTTCGTCGCCATGCTCGGCTTCGGCGTCACGGGCACGGAGATCCATTACGACGTGCTCCTCACCTTCGTGAGCCTCCTCGTCGCGATGGCCGTCGTCGGCGCCGGGGTCTTCGCCGTCGGATACGGCCGCGACCGAGGACGCGCCCTCGCGCTGGGCGGACTCACCACAGGGCTCGGCGTCGCGAGCATGCACTACCTCGGCATGGCGGCCCTGAACCTGCACGGTGACGTGCGCTACGACCCGGTCCTGGTAGGGCTCTCCGTGGTCATCGCGGTCGTTGCGGCGACCGCGGCGCTCTGGGCCGGTCTCAACATCAAGTCTCCGCTCGCGGTCGTTGCGGCTTCTCTGGTCATGGGCGGAGCCGTGACCAGCATGCACTACACCGGAATGCTCGCGGTCAGTGTGCGGGTGACCCCTTCGGAGGCCGCCCTGCCCGGAGCCACCACGATGCAGTTCATCTTTCCCGTCGCCGTCGGCCTCGGTTCCTACCTGTTCCTGACCTCTGCCTTCGTCGCACTGTCCCCCACCAAGGGCGAGCGTGAGGCCTCCGTGTCGGCCCAGCGACCCGTTGACGGTGTCGCCTCCTGAGGAGGCATCCGGGGACGGCCGGGACGCCGCACCCCATCCAACCGAGCGAGGAGGCCAT
The window above is part of the Streptomyces venezuelae genome. Proteins encoded here:
- a CDS encoding PadR family transcriptional regulator, whose protein sequence is MLELAILGFLYDAALHGYELRKRITALTGHVRPVAESTLYPAIKRLEKAGLLARETQPGAVAAPRHVLSLTPAGGQELRKRLAEPARGDITDENRWFTLLAFLRHLDDVEAQAGVLRQRLAFLEEPASFFYDGERPLRAEELEDPFRRGILTIARATSRAELAWLRDTLASLDGSTR
- a CDS encoding class I SAM-dependent methyltransferase, whose translation is MSDDHTQVQEFFTARAADWDTRFPDDGPAYRAAVAELALSPGSTVLDAGCGTGRALPALRDAVGPSGVVLGADLTQAMLEAATRAGRDLAGQLLLADVTRLPVRTQSLDAVFGAGLISHLPDPGENLRELRRVVRPGGLLALFHPIGRAALAARQGRQITPDDLRAEANLGPLLAGSGWLMTSYVDEDARFLALAVRQD
- a CDS encoding MHYT domain-containing protein yields the protein MGHLDHATFGWLTPVLSYAMASIGAALGLCCTVRALDATGRSRRNWLITAASALGTGIWTMHFVAMLGFGVTGTEIHYDVLLTFVSLLVAMAVVGAGVFAVGYGRDRGRALALGGLTTGLGVASMHYLGMAALNLHGDVRYDPVLVGLSVVIAVVAATAALWAGLNIKSPLAVVAASLVMGGAVTSMHYTGMLAVSVRVTPSEAALPGATTMQFIFPVAVGLGSYLFLTSAFVALSPTKGEREASVSAQRPVDGVAS
- a CDS encoding alpha/beta fold hydrolase; the protein is MKEAQFDAQGSRVRWTEVDGAGPARIYVHGLGAASTVYHAHIAARPELAGRRTLFVDLPGHGLSDRPADFGYSLEDHADAVAAVLDEAQVTGAEIIAHSMGGSVAIVLAHRRPELVTRLVLTEANLDPRPPATAGSSGIASYTEDDFIAGGYARVLEKAGPTWAATMRLADPVALHRSATGLVAGTHPTMRRMLLGLPVDRVYLQGDASGELAGRDELTAAGVRVVTVPGAGHNVMFDNADAFAAAIAGG
- a CDS encoding oxygenase MpaB family protein: MKRFERLEQIRLLDPERDYLEIYRLTTTFEFPWDYTRALELALYRTYAVPSIGRLLAQTAELTGRTQKRYDDTALLLDTVVEHGFTGDEGRIAIRRINQMHRSYDISNDDMRYVLCTFVVVPKRWIDAYGWRRLSRHEMAAAAMYYRTLGQHMGIKEIPDSYEEFENFLDAYEEANFGWDQGARSVSDATLDLMASWYPSPLAPVLRKATIALLDEPLLRAFRYEDPDALTRSLVRGAVRLRGRVVRLMPPRRLPHYARQNREIKGYPDGYEVAELGSFPVPGVRGCPVPHKGTSASTSVE